One part of the Nostoc sp. PCC 7120 = FACHB-418 genome encodes these proteins:
- a CDS encoding ABC transporter ATP-binding protein: protein MVKELAIRTRGLTKQFERHIAVNDVDLEIQMGEVYGLIGPNGAGKTTLIRMLAAAEEPTTGEIYINGEHLRLDKSNPTLKRHLGYLPDDYPLYEDLTVWDYLDYFARLYRLREPRRTQRLHEVLELIQLENKRKSQISTLSRGMKQRLSLARTIIHEPILLLLDEPVSGLDPIARMQFRQIIKALQEAGMTIVISSHVLSDLAELCTSVGIMELGFLVESASLQALYQRLSQQQIMLSTLGSLDSLMSELKNYPLVEQCETIPGKNSIRVNFAGTQDDCAELLRSLIISGIPITNFHCTQEDLESIFLKLGHKQAS, encoded by the coding sequence ATGGTAAAAGAATTAGCAATTCGTACCCGTGGATTAACTAAGCAATTTGAACGACACATTGCTGTCAATGACGTTGATTTAGAAATCCAAATGGGTGAAGTATATGGGTTAATTGGGCCGAATGGTGCGGGAAAAACAACTCTCATCCGAATGTTAGCAGCAGCTGAGGAACCAACTACGGGGGAGATTTATATTAATGGGGAACATCTCCGACTTGATAAAAGTAACCCTACTCTCAAGCGTCACCTTGGCTACCTACCTGACGACTATCCTCTGTACGAAGATTTAACAGTCTGGGATTACTTAGATTATTTTGCGCGGCTGTATCGCTTACGAGAACCACGCCGCACTCAACGCCTACATGAAGTTTTAGAACTAATACAACTGGAAAATAAACGTAAAAGCCAAATTTCTACCCTATCGCGGGGGATGAAACAGCGTTTGAGTTTAGCGCGGACGATTATTCACGAACCCATTTTACTACTATTAGATGAGCCTGTTTCTGGGCTTGATCCTATTGCGAGAATGCAGTTCCGGCAAATCATTAAAGCGTTGCAAGAAGCGGGGATGACAATAGTAATTTCTTCCCATGTTTTGAGTGACTTAGCCGAACTTTGTACATCTGTAGGGATTATGGAGTTAGGTTTTTTAGTAGAAAGCGCTTCACTGCAAGCACTTTACCAACGACTTTCTCAGCAACAGATTATGTTATCTACATTGGGTAGTTTAGATTCTCTTATGAGTGAGTTAAAAAATTATCCATTGGTCGAGCAATGTGAGACAATACCGGGAAAAAACAGCATAAGGGTGAATTTTGCTGGTACACAAGATGATTGTGCAGAATTACTGCGATCGCTCATTATTTCTGGTATTCCCATAACTAACTTTCATTGTACACAAGAAGATTTAGAAAGTATCTTCTTAAAATTAGGACACAAACAAGCATCTTAA
- a CDS encoding phytochelatin synthase family protein — protein MKLFIPVTVIGLCLSSSQVLAQTLTLSPNLIGFNSNEGEKLLLTSRSREDFFPLSMQFVTQVNQAYCGVASIIMVLNSLGINAPETAQYSPYRVFTQDNFFSNEKTKAVIAPEVVARQGMTLDELGRLIASYGVKVKVNHASDTNIEDFRKQVAENLKQDGNFVIVNYLRKEIGQERGGHISPLAAYNEQTDRFLIMDVSRYKYPPVWVKTTDLWKAMNTVDSVSQKTRGFVFVSKTQD, from the coding sequence ATGAAACTCTTTATCCCAGTAACAGTTATCGGATTGTGCCTTTCTAGTAGCCAAGTTCTGGCTCAAACTTTGACACTTTCACCTAACTTAATTGGCTTCAATTCCAATGAAGGAGAAAAATTATTACTTACAAGTCGCTCAAGAGAAGACTTTTTTCCTCTGAGTATGCAGTTTGTTACACAAGTTAATCAAGCTTACTGTGGTGTAGCTAGTATAATTATGGTGCTGAATAGCTTGGGAATTAATGCACCAGAAACAGCCCAATATTCTCCCTATCGTGTATTTACTCAAGACAACTTTTTCAGCAACGAAAAAACTAAAGCAGTAATCGCGCCCGAAGTAGTAGCTCGTCAAGGTATGACTCTCGACGAATTGGGAAGATTAATAGCTAGTTATGGTGTAAAAGTCAAAGTGAATCATGCTAGCGATACAAATATAGAAGATTTTAGAAAACAGGTAGCAGAAAATTTAAAGCAGGACGGAAACTTTGTCATAGTTAATTATTTACGTAAGGAAATTGGGCAAGAAAGGGGAGGACATATATCACCTTTAGCTGCATACAATGAGCAGACCGATAGATTTTTAATTATGGATGTTTCCCGTTATAAATACCCACCAGTTTGGGTAAAAACAACAGATTTATGGAAAGCGATGAATACAGTTGATTCAGTTTCTCAAAAAACTCGTGGTTTTGTATTCGTAAGTAAAACACAAGATTAG
- a CDS encoding glycine betaine ABC transporter substrate-binding protein — protein sequence MKKFLIFFLLSLTLVLAIASCSPSTNTNNGDIIVASKDFTEQDILGEILSQQIEETTNLKVARRPRLGGSFVCHNAILAGKIDAYIEYTGTAFTGILKQPVINNPQVVYEKLKQAYNQQFQLEVMPSLGFENTFAIIVRGEDARRYKIQTLTDAAQYTPQWRGGFGYEFLEREDGFPGLAKTYALKFTKPPQIMDLGLIYRALMQKQVDMVAGNSTDGQIARLGLVVLKDDQQYFPPYEATPIVRQETLRKYPQLKTAIAQLTGRISADEMRQLNYLVEGELQDVKEVAREFRKSKGLIKNL from the coding sequence ATGAAAAAATTTTTAATATTTTTCTTATTATCTTTGACTTTGGTGCTGGCGATCGCTAGTTGTAGTCCCAGCACGAATACAAATAATGGTGATATTATTGTAGCCTCTAAAGACTTTACAGAACAAGATATACTAGGTGAAATTTTATCTCAACAAATTGAAGAAACTACTAACTTAAAAGTAGCTCGTCGTCCCCGACTAGGTGGCTCTTTTGTTTGTCATAATGCGATTCTTGCTGGCAAGATAGATGCTTATATTGAATATACCGGCACAGCTTTTACTGGTATATTAAAACAACCAGTAATTAATAATCCTCAAGTAGTTTACGAGAAGCTAAAACAAGCTTATAATCAACAGTTTCAACTGGAGGTAATGCCTAGCTTAGGTTTTGAAAACACATTTGCCATCATTGTCCGTGGTGAAGATGCTAGGCGCTATAAAATCCAAACTCTCACAGATGCGGCTCAATATACACCCCAATGGCGCGGTGGCTTTGGCTATGAATTTTTAGAACGAGAGGATGGTTTTCCTGGGTTAGCAAAAACTTATGCTTTAAAGTTTACTAAACCACCGCAAATTATGGACTTGGGTTTAATATATCGTGCCTTAATGCAAAAACAAGTGGATATGGTAGCAGGTAACTCAACAGATGGACAAATTGCTCGTTTGGGTTTAGTAGTTCTCAAAGATGATCAACAATACTTTCCCCCTTACGAAGCAACACCAATTGTCAGACAAGAAACTTTAAGAAAATATCCCCAATTAAAAACAGCGATCGCTCAATTAACTGGTAGAATTTCTGCTGATGAAATGCGACAACTCAATTATTTAGTTGAAGGCGAATTACAGGACGTAAAAGAAGTAGCAAGGGAGTTCCGTAAATCTAAAGGACTCATCAAAAATCTCTAA
- a CDS encoding D-alanine--D-alanine ligase family protein, giving the protein MSKLRVGLLFGGRSGEHEVSISSARAIASALSAGENASKYEILPFYIHKDGRWLAGEAPQQVLKSGAPLLESSNSSPAENNLVNSQQQTLERWQSPSQVAEVDVWFPILHGPNGEDGTIQGLLTLMQTPFVGSGVLGSALGMDKIAMKMAFEQAGLPQVKYKAVTRAQIWSNPCVFPKLCDEIEASLGYPCFVKPANLGSSVGISKVRSRQELEDALDNAANYDRRIIIEAGVAAREVECAVLGNDQPQASTVGEITFNSDFYDYETKYTAGKADLLIPAIIPDDISRQIQNMALQAFAAVDAAGLARVDFFYVEATGEVLINEINTLPGFTATSMYPQLWAHSGIPFPELVDKLVQLAIERHNPSH; this is encoded by the coding sequence ATGAGTAAATTGAGGGTGGGATTGTTATTTGGCGGTCGTTCTGGAGAACATGAAGTTTCTATAAGTTCCGCACGGGCGATCGCTTCAGCCCTAAGTGCAGGAGAAAATGCTAGTAAGTATGAAATATTGCCGTTTTATATCCACAAGGATGGGCGTTGGCTAGCAGGAGAAGCCCCACAACAGGTTTTGAAATCGGGTGCGCCTCTATTAGAATCATCAAACTCCTCACCAGCAGAAAATAATCTCGTAAACTCCCAACAACAAACCCTCGAACGTTGGCAATCACCTTCCCAAGTTGCGGAAGTAGATGTGTGGTTTCCCATTCTCCACGGGCCTAATGGTGAAGATGGGACAATTCAGGGGTTACTCACCTTAATGCAAACTCCTTTCGTCGGTTCTGGCGTTTTGGGTTCAGCACTGGGGATGGATAAGATAGCCATGAAGATGGCTTTTGAGCAAGCTGGACTACCCCAAGTAAAATATAAGGCTGTCACCAGAGCGCAAATTTGGTCAAATCCTTGCGTATTTCCCAAATTATGCGATGAAATTGAGGCGAGTTTAGGTTATCCCTGTTTTGTCAAACCAGCTAACCTTGGTTCTTCTGTAGGAATTTCTAAAGTGCGATCGCGCCAAGAATTAGAAGATGCTTTAGATAATGCCGCTAATTATGACCGCCGAATTATTATCGAAGCTGGAGTAGCAGCCAGGGAAGTAGAATGTGCTGTTTTAGGTAACGACCAACCCCAAGCTTCCACAGTCGGCGAAATTACCTTTAATAGTGACTTTTATGATTACGAAACCAAATATACGGCAGGTAAAGCAGATTTACTGATTCCTGCCATTATTCCCGATGACATCAGCCGTCAAATTCAAAACATGGCTTTACAAGCCTTCGCAGCTGTTGACGCTGCCGGGTTAGCCAGAGTAGACTTTTTCTACGTGGAAGCTACAGGAGAAGTGTTGATTAATGAGATCAACACCCTACCAGGTTTCACCGCTACCAGTATGTATCCCCAACTCTGGGCCCATAGTGGCATCCCCTTTCCAGAATTGGTGGATAAGTTAGTTCAACTGGCTATAGAAAGACATAATCCTAGTCATTAG
- a CDS encoding PAS domain-containing protein, with amino-acid sequence MKRDTTGKFVSNWDSEPKHRYSVSLTSTAWRSLDEEAHKQGISRSELIEHFARNLGSEQSLADEAISTNAGNPEQQLILATVFHQDITNNQQLQLITSPETERQITTILESITDAFVAFDENWHYTYVNQAAVKILHKTPAELIGKHVWDEVFPELVGGLAYQELHRAVVEQVAVSWEEFGEPVQCYLEANAYPFSQGVAVYFRDITERKQAEAERERLLHELETERARFEAVLRQMPAGVMIADAASGKLVLTNEQAKQILRYQFEDSLELKEYAPVTPFAAFRCDGQPYDPYEYPLPRSLLTGEVISQEEMLLRWEDNSHIFISVNSAPILDSQGQIAAAAIVFQDVTERKHLESELQQREQEFKMVAENAPDIISRIDREFRHLYVSPAVEAATGIPPEEFIGKTNTELGMPEEICNFWCENLQRAFDTGEKQVVEFSFPTPTGLRWYQSLIVPEFASDGYATTLINVARDVTDYKQIEQALRDNEERLRLALTVAQAAQRQLATIFETSPVGIALLDSQQRYVAINQALAQINGLTREQHLGRSIAELFGQSDPQLVQVFHDIYTTGEPFISPSFAVNVPGRSDRQPGYYNVYYLPTTNSNHQVEDVLVYVLDVTEQIRLERGQRFLSETSKVLASSLDYQTTLERLAQLAVPELADWCTVHMMAEDGLIEQIAVAHVDPAKLEWAEEIRRKYPLNLNDPRGAALTLRTGQSDLLIDISDELLVQSARDPEHLEILRRVGFKSAMTVPLRTQTRTLGVISFISAESGHKYDQGSMQLAEELAYRASLAIDNAHLYRLAQSDRTKAEAANRIKDEFLAVLSHELRSPLNPILGWSRILRSKQLSPTKVEQALETIERNAKLQAQLIEDLLDVSRILQGKMTLNVASVNLAATIAAALETVQLAAEAKNIHIQTTLKPISATVVGDQNRLQQVVWNLLSNAVKFTPSGGQIEVQLEQVNLYAQIQVKDSGKGIAREFLPYVFEYFRQEDGATTRQFGGLGLGLAIVRHFTELHGGTVQVSSLGQDLGATFTVRLPLNLVEQELPADDEQLKNVTDLTGTHILVVDDDADMRELAEFILIQFGAQVTTAASAVEALNIFSQFIPDLLLCDIGMPEMDGYSLMRQIRQWLPQEGGTIPAIALTAYAGEINQQQALAAGFHQHISKPVEPEELVQAIFQLLHPCFFS; translated from the coding sequence ATGAAACGGGACACCACAGGTAAGTTTGTTAGTAATTGGGATTCGGAACCGAAACACAGATATAGTGTGTCTCTTACCAGTACAGCATGGCGATCGCTTGATGAGGAAGCACACAAGCAGGGAATTTCTCGTTCGGAACTGATTGAACATTTTGCCCGTAACTTGGGAAGTGAGCAGAGTCTCGCGGATGAAGCAATTAGCACAAATGCTGGAAATCCTGAACAGCAACTAATATTAGCTACAGTCTTTCATCAAGACATCACTAACAATCAACAACTCCAACTCATCACATCTCCAGAAACTGAGCGCCAAATAACAACGATTCTGGAAAGCATTACCGATGCTTTTGTTGCCTTTGATGAAAATTGGCACTACACCTATGTGAATCAGGCGGCGGTGAAAATTCTGCATAAAACGCCAGCAGAACTCATTGGTAAACACGTTTGGGATGAAGTTTTTCCAGAACTTGTAGGTGGTTTGGCTTACCAAGAACTACACCGGGCGGTAGTAGAACAAGTTGCTGTGTCTTGGGAAGAATTTGGGGAGCCTGTGCAATGTTACTTAGAGGCTAATGCTTATCCTTTTTCTCAGGGTGTGGCGGTTTATTTCCGCGATATCACAGAACGCAAACAAGCTGAAGCGGAGAGAGAAAGGTTACTCCATGAACTGGAAACTGAACGCGCTCGGTTTGAAGCGGTTTTGCGACAAATGCCTGCTGGGGTGATGATTGCTGATGCGGCTTCTGGTAAGTTAGTTCTTACTAATGAACAAGCCAAACAGATTCTGAGGTACCAATTTGAAGATTCATTAGAGCTAAAAGAATATGCACCAGTGACTCCCTTTGCAGCCTTTCGCTGTGATGGACAGCCATACGATCCTTATGAGTATCCACTGCCGCGATCGCTTTTGACTGGTGAAGTGATTTCTCAGGAGGAAATGCTGTTACGCTGGGAAGATAACAGCCATATTTTCATCAGCGTTAACTCCGCGCCTATTTTAGATAGTCAGGGACAAATTGCTGCAGCTGCGATCGTTTTTCAGGATGTTACTGAACGTAAACACTTAGAATCAGAACTGCAACAGCGTGAGCAAGAATTCAAGATGGTGGCGGAAAATGCCCCCGATATTATTAGCCGCATTGATAGAGAATTTCGTCATCTTTATGTCAGCCCTGCTGTAGAAGCAGCTACAGGTATTCCACCAGAGGAATTTATTGGGAAAACTAATACAGAATTGGGAATGCCGGAGGAAATCTGCAATTTTTGGTGTGAAAATCTACAGCGAGCCTTTGACACAGGTGAAAAACAAGTTGTGGAATTTAGTTTTCCCACCCCAACAGGTCTTCGCTGGTATCAATCCCTTATCGTCCCAGAATTTGCTAGTGATGGTTATGCGACAACTTTAATAAATGTTGCTCGTGATGTTACCGATTACAAACAAATCGAGCAGGCGCTACGAGACAATGAAGAACGCTTACGACTAGCGTTGACGGTAGCACAAGCCGCACAACGACAACTAGCAACAATTTTTGAAACCTCGCCGGTAGGAATTGCCCTGTTAGATAGCCAGCAGCGATATGTTGCCATTAATCAAGCCTTAGCTCAAATCAACGGACTGACCCGTGAACAACACTTGGGGCGTTCAATTGCCGAACTCTTTGGTCAATCAGATCCCCAATTAGTCCAAGTCTTTCATGACATTTACACTACAGGTGAGCCTTTCATCTCACCTAGTTTCGCTGTCAACGTACCCGGACGCAGCGATCGCCAACCTGGTTACTATAATGTCTACTATCTGCCCACAACCAACTCAAATCATCAAGTAGAGGATGTTTTAGTTTACGTGTTGGATGTGACAGAGCAAATAAGATTAGAGCGTGGTCAACGCTTTCTTTCAGAAACAAGTAAAGTTCTGGCTTCTTCTCTCGATTATCAAACCACCCTAGAACGCTTGGCACAACTGGCAGTGCCAGAGTTAGCTGATTGGTGTACAGTCCACATGATGGCAGAAGATGGTTTGATTGAGCAGATTGCGGTGGCTCATGTTGACCCGGCTAAACTGGAGTGGGCAGAGGAAATCCGACGCAAATATCCTTTGAACTTGAATGATCCCAGAGGCGCTGCATTAACATTACGAACTGGTCAATCAGATTTATTAATAGATATTTCTGATGAATTACTTGTGCAATCAGCCCGTGACCCAGAACACTTAGAAATTTTGCGGCGAGTTGGGTTTAAATCTGCAATGACAGTACCACTGAGAACCCAAACACGGACTCTCGGCGTGATTTCCTTTATCTCCGCCGAATCTGGTCATAAATATGACCAAGGCAGTATGCAGCTAGCAGAAGAATTGGCTTACCGTGCTTCCTTAGCAATTGATAATGCCCACTTGTATCGGTTAGCTCAAAGCGATCGCACCAAGGCAGAAGCAGCCAACCGCATCAAAGACGAATTTCTTGCTGTACTGTCCCACGAATTGCGATCGCCTCTCAATCCCATTCTGGGTTGGTCAAGAATCCTCAGAAGTAAGCAGCTATCCCCCACAAAAGTCGAACAAGCCCTAGAAACTATCGAACGCAACGCCAAGCTACAAGCCCAACTAATTGAGGATTTATTAGATGTTTCCCGCATCCTCCAAGGAAAAATGACCTTGAATGTTGCCTCAGTTAATCTAGCCGCCACCATTGCAGCCGCCTTGGAAACGGTACAATTGGCAGCAGAAGCCAAGAACATTCACATTCAGACCACACTTAAACCCATTTCTGCCACCGTTGTGGGCGATCAAAACCGCTTACAACAGGTCGTCTGGAACCTCCTTTCTAATGCTGTCAAATTCACGCCCTCTGGTGGACAAATTGAGGTGCAACTGGAACAGGTGAATCTTTATGCCCAAATTCAAGTCAAAGATAGCGGTAAAGGGATTGCACGGGAGTTTCTGCCTTATGTATTTGAATATTTCCGTCAAGAAGATGGGGCGACAACCAGACAATTTGGTGGGCTGGGGTTAGGGCTGGCCATTGTCCGCCATTTCACCGAACTGCATGGGGGAACAGTCCAGGTAAGCAGTCTGGGACAGGATTTAGGGGCAACATTTACCGTCCGACTACCCTTAAATCTGGTCGAGCAAGAGTTACCTGCTGATGACGAGCAGTTAAAAAATGTGACAGACCTCACAGGTACCCATATATTAGTTGTGGACGATGATGCAGATATGCGGGAATTAGCCGAATTTATCCTCATACAATTTGGCGCACAAGTAACAACAGCCGCCTCAGCAGTAGAAGCGTTAAATATTTTCAGCCAGTTCATCCCCGATTTGCTGTTATGCGATATCGGTATGCCAGAAATGGACGGCTATTCTCTAATGCGGCAAATTAGACAATGGCTGCCACAAGAAGGAGGTACAATACCAGCGATCGCACTAACTGCTTATGCAGGGGAAATCAACCAACAACAAGCCTTAGCCGCCGGATTTCACCAACATATTTCCAAACCCGTGGAACCAGAGGAGTTAGTGCAGGCAATTTTCCAACTACTCCACCCCTGCTTTTTTTCATGA
- a CDS encoding SGNH/GDSL hydrolase family protein, translating into MSTSAKHFPAWAFFSLVSNGILMLAVILLIWQQQKLSILSSNAPLSVPVSQPQAVAPELGPRHQLNYQQWVDILKQEANVAAEKRPQRLSIMAGDSLSLWFPVELLPEDRNWLNQGISGETSRGLLQRLNLFDKTQPETIFVMIGINDLIRGVNDEVILDNQRQILRYLRKTHPKTKIFVQSILPHGAEEATWEGREKLLAIPNSRIQKLNQQLQSIATKQSVKYLDLYPLFTNQKGNIRSEFTTDGLHLSPAGYVVWRTALQVYQQGVDR; encoded by the coding sequence GTGTCAACTTCTGCAAAACACTTTCCGGCTTGGGCTTTTTTCTCACTGGTATCCAACGGCATACTGATGCTGGCTGTCATCTTGCTAATTTGGCAACAGCAGAAATTGTCTATCCTTTCCAGTAATGCGCCCCTCTCGGTTCCAGTTAGTCAACCCCAAGCTGTTGCACCAGAGTTAGGTCCCCGTCACCAACTCAATTACCAACAATGGGTAGATATTCTTAAACAAGAAGCCAACGTCGCTGCCGAAAAACGTCCCCAGCGCTTAAGCATAATGGCTGGGGATTCTCTAAGTCTGTGGTTTCCCGTCGAATTATTACCAGAAGATAGGAACTGGCTCAATCAAGGAATTTCTGGCGAAACCAGTCGTGGACTATTACAAAGATTGAATCTTTTTGACAAGACTCAACCAGAGACGATTTTTGTCATGATTGGCATTAATGACCTAATTCGTGGGGTAAATGATGAAGTCATTTTAGATAATCAGCGACAAATTCTCCGTTACCTACGAAAAACTCACCCCAAAACTAAAATCTTTGTCCAGTCAATTTTGCCTCATGGGGCAGAGGAGGCAACCTGGGAAGGAAGAGAAAAACTTTTAGCTATTCCCAACAGCCGTATTCAGAAGTTAAATCAGCAATTACAAAGTATAGCTACTAAACAAAGTGTTAAATATCTGGATTTGTATCCCTTGTTTACTAACCAAAAAGGAAATATACGCTCAGAGTTTACCACTGATGGCTTACACTTAAGCCCCGCAGGTTATGTGGTTTGGCGTACTGCGTTGCAAGTTTATCAACAGGGAGTAGACAGATAA
- a CDS encoding ATP-binding cassette domain-containing protein, whose translation MPQTKSATIEFRDVTFSRNHRPLVSHLNFSIYEGEALILLGRSGSGKTTTMKLINRLFTPTQGEVLFQGIPTNQWDEIKLRRKIGYVIQETGLFPHFTVERNVGLVPTLEGWLPKQIKTRVYELLHLVGLDPAHFAQRYPHELSGGQRQRVGVARALAADPPVLLMDEPFGALDPITRLELQREFRRLQQELGKTVVFVTHDIQEAFVLASRIGLMYGGELVVLGTKDEFMASQHPESLAFLQCLHSLQTS comes from the coding sequence ATGCCGCAAACCAAATCAGCAACGATTGAATTCCGCGATGTTACATTTAGCCGTAATCATCGTCCTCTCGTATCCCATCTCAACTTTTCTATCTACGAAGGAGAAGCACTAATATTACTTGGACGTAGTGGTAGTGGCAAAACTACCACCATGAAATTAATCAATCGCTTGTTCACGCCCACCCAAGGCGAAGTTTTATTTCAAGGAATACCTACAAATCAGTGGGATGAAATTAAACTGCGGCGCAAGATTGGTTATGTAATTCAAGAAACTGGCTTATTTCCTCATTTCACCGTAGAACGCAACGTGGGTTTAGTACCAACTTTAGAAGGCTGGCTACCCAAACAAATTAAAACGCGAGTTTATGAATTGCTACACTTGGTAGGCTTAGATCCAGCACACTTCGCTCAACGTTACCCTCATGAATTATCTGGAGGACAGAGGCAAAGAGTCGGTGTGGCTAGAGCTTTAGCCGCAGACCCCCCAGTTTTATTAATGGATGAACCCTTTGGCGCACTTGATCCCATTACACGCCTAGAACTGCAACGAGAGTTTCGGCGATTACAACAGGAATTAGGTAAGACAGTAGTTTTCGTTACTCACGATATCCAAGAAGCCTTCGTTTTAGCGTCAAGAATTGGGTTAATGTATGGAGGAGAGTTGGTAGTCTTAGGAACAAAAGATGAATTTATGGCTTCCCAGCATCCAGAAAGTCTTGCTTTTCTACAATGTCTACATTCTCTACAAACTAGCTAA
- a CDS encoding ABC transporter permease yields the protein MKDLFLIKYAPEIIQHTLEHLFLVGIAISISIIIGIPLGILITRQKQLRQPILGIANILQTIPSLALFGLLIPVPVIGGIGATPAIVALALYSLLPLIRNTYTGISGVDPAIREAGRGMGMTDRQLLLQVEIPLAMSVILAGVRVATVISIGIATIAAAIGAGGLGVFIFRGIAVVNDQLILAGAVPAAAIALLADLLIGFLEQKLKVNS from the coding sequence ATGAAAGATTTATTCTTAATTAAGTATGCTCCAGAAATCATACAACACACACTAGAACATTTATTTTTAGTAGGTATTGCTATTAGTATTTCCATTATTATTGGTATTCCTTTAGGAATTTTAATCACGCGCCAAAAACAACTGCGGCAACCGATTTTAGGTATAGCTAATATTCTCCAAACTATTCCCAGTTTGGCATTATTTGGCTTACTCATCCCCGTCCCTGTAATTGGTGGTATTGGCGCGACCCCAGCAATTGTTGCCCTGGCTTTATATTCTCTACTGCCACTAATTCGTAATACTTATACAGGGATTTCTGGAGTAGATCCGGCGATTAGAGAAGCTGGACGGGGAATGGGCATGACTGATAGACAATTGTTATTACAGGTAGAAATTCCCTTAGCAATGTCAGTTATTTTGGCTGGGGTGCGAGTAGCGACAGTTATCTCTATTGGAATTGCAACTATTGCAGCTGCCATTGGTGCTGGTGGTTTGGGCGTGTTTATTTTTCGAGGAATTGCTGTGGTCAATGATCAATTAATTTTAGCTGGGGCAGTTCCTGCGGCTGCAATTGCTCTATTGGCTGACTTATTAATTGGATTTCTAGAGCAAAAATTAAAAGTTAATTCATAA
- a CDS encoding lysophospholipid acyltransferase family protein translates to MSQKQHPQNTKLGWSLEERDPEFIKSVMPLLGFFYHYYFRVQTSGWHHIPPQGKVLIVGSHNGGLAAPDMLMMMYDWFRRFGAERPSYGLMHPSVWQVTPALAQVVAKTGAVIAHPKMAYTALRSGASLLVYPGGAEDVFRPHSLRNKIYFAGRQGFIKLALRENVPIIPAISCGAHDTLIVLADIYNLVKQLHDRGMPWLFGVDPVVFPIYLGWPWGLSIGPLPNIPFPVSIHTRVCPPIVFERYGREAASDRQYVDECYNLVVSKMQQELDELVLFSQKQ, encoded by the coding sequence ATGTCACAAAAGCAACATCCCCAAAACACAAAACTTGGATGGTCTCTAGAAGAGCGAGATCCAGAGTTTATTAAATCTGTTATGCCCCTCTTGGGCTTTTTCTACCATTATTATTTTCGCGTGCAAACTAGTGGCTGGCATCACATCCCACCACAGGGAAAAGTCTTAATTGTCGGTTCCCACAATGGTGGACTGGCAGCCCCTGATATGTTGATGATGATGTATGACTGGTTTCGCCGATTTGGAGCAGAGCGACCAAGCTATGGTCTGATGCACCCCAGCGTTTGGCAAGTTACCCCAGCATTAGCGCAGGTAGTAGCGAAAACGGGAGCTGTTATTGCTCATCCCAAAATGGCTTACACAGCTTTGCGCTCTGGAGCTAGTTTATTAGTGTATCCAGGAGGAGCAGAAGATGTTTTCCGACCCCATTCTTTACGTAATAAAATCTATTTTGCGGGAAGACAAGGATTTATCAAGTTAGCACTTAGAGAAAACGTCCCCATTATTCCAGCAATTTCCTGTGGCGCTCACGATACATTGATTGTGCTGGCTGATATATATAACCTTGTCAAGCAGCTACATGATAGGGGAATGCCTTGGTTATTTGGTGTTGACCCGGTCGTATTTCCCATTTATCTCGGCTGGCCTTGGGGATTATCTATTGGCCCACTACCTAATATTCCTTTTCCTGTATCCATACACACGCGGGTTTGCCCGCCGATTGTATTTGAACGTTATGGAAGAGAAGCCGCAAGCGATCGCCAATATGTCGATGAATGCTACAACTTGGTTGTGAGTAAGATGCAGCAAGAGTTAGACGAGCTAGTATTATTCAGCCAAAAGCAATAA